A single Vigna radiata var. radiata cultivar VC1973A chromosome 8, Vradiata_ver6, whole genome shotgun sequence DNA region contains:
- the LOC106771230 gene encoding probable inorganic phosphate transporter 1-7 has protein sequence MGGQSLHVLNALDVAKTQWYHFTAIVIAGMGFFTDSYDLFCISLVTKLLGRIYYTVGHDKPGSLPANVSAAINGVAFCGSLAGQLFFGWLGDKMGRKRVYGMTLMLMVVSSIASGLSFGKDPKAVMATLCFFRFWLGFGIGGDYPLSATIMAEYANKKTRGAFIAAVFAMQGFGILAGGVVAIVVSAAFGALYPAPTFQVNPLLSTVPQADYVWRIILMFGAIPAVITYYWRLKMPETARYTALVAKNTSQAAADMSKVLQVEIEAEPEKVEELEGRRGRGNEFGLFTKEFLLRHGLHLVGTASTWFLLDIAYYSQNLFQKDIFSTIGWIPPAKTMNAIQEVYKIARAQTLIALCSTVPGYWFTVALIDKMGRYTIQLMGFFFMTVFMLALAIPYHHWTLSGNQIGFVVLYSLTFFFANFGPNATTFVVPAEIFPARLRSTCHGISAAAGKAGAMVGAFGFLYAQNAIGLRNTLLILSAINFLGFIFTFLIPESKGKSLEEMSGEAEQNNTPTRESTMEAGLEVRPSV, from the coding sequence ATGGGTGGGCAATCTCTGCATGTGCTTAATGCACTGGATGTTGCTAAGACACAATGGTATCATTTCACAGCAATTGTGATTGCTGGAATGGGTTTCTTCACTGATTCTTATGACCTGTTCTGCATATCCCTGGTCACCAAATTACTTGGCCGAATATACTATACTGTAGGCCATGATAAGCCTGGCTCTCTGCCAGCAAATGTTTCAGCTGCCATCAATGGTGTCGCATTCTGTGGATCCCTTGCAGGCCAACTTTTCTTTGGGTGGCTTGGTGACAAAATGGGAAGGAAGCGTGTCTACGGTATGACCCTTATGCTCATGGTCGTAAGCTCAATTGCTTCTGGTCTTTCCTTTGGTAAAGACCCTAAAGCTGTCATGGCTACCCTTTGTTTCTTCCGCTTCTGGCTTGGATTTGGAATTGGTGGAGACTACCCTCTTTCCGCCACCATCATGGCTGAGTATGCCAACAAGAAGACTCGTGGAGCGTTCATAGCTGCTGTTTTTGCCATGCAAGGTTTTGGAATTTTGGCTGGTGGAGTGGTTGCAATAGTAGTGTCAGCTGCTTTCGGTGCCCTCTATCCCGCTCCAACATTCCAGGTCAACCCACTTCTGTCCACAGTGCCACAAGCTGATTACGTTTGGAGGATAATCTTGATGTTTGGTGCAATCCCTGCTGTGATCACATACTATTGGCGCTTGAAAATGCCCGAGACTGCGAGATACACTGCCTTGGTTGCCAAGAATACGAGCCAAGCTGCTGCAGATATGTCAAAGGTGTTGCAGGTTGAGATAGAAGCTGAACCAGAGAAAGTTGAGGAATtggaaggaagaagaggaaggggGAATGAGTTTGGCCTGTTCACAAAAGAGTTCCTTCTTCGCCATGGACTTCACCTTGTTGGAACAGCCAGTACTTGGTTCCTGTTGGACATTGCCTATTACAGTCAGAATCTTTTCCAGAAAGACATTTTCAGTACTATTGGTTGGATTCCTCCAGCAAAAACCATGAATGCCATTCAAGAGGTTTACAAAATTGCTAGAGCACAGACCCTCATAGCTCTTTGCAGTACTGTCCCTGGTTACTGGTTCACAGTGGCACTCATTGATAAGATGGGCAGGTATACAATTCAGTTGATGGGATTTTTCTTTATGACCGTCTTCATGCTTGCCTTAGCCATTCCATACCACCACTGGACCTTGAGCGGCAACCAAATTGGGTTTGTTGTCCTCTATTCATTGACCTTCTTCTTTGCCAATTTTGGTCCAAATGCCACAACATTCGTGGTGCCAGCAGAGATTTTCCCTGCAAGACTAAGGTCAACATGTCATGGCATATCGGCTGCAGCTGGCAAAGCTGGGGCAATGGTAGGGGCTTTTGGCTTCCTCTATGCTCAAAACGCCATTGGACTAAGAAATACACTTCTTATTTTGTCTGCCATTAACTTCTTGGGGTTTATCTTTACGTTTCTGATTCCTGAATCTAAAGGAAAATCGCTGGAGGAGATGTCTGGTGAAGCTGAACAAAACAATACTCCTACAAGAGAATCAACAATGGAAGCCGGTCTTGAAGTTAGACCATCTGTCTAA
- the LOC106772104 gene encoding inorganic phosphate transporter 1-4-like has protein sequence MSGRELGVLNALDVAKTQWYHFTAIVIAGMGFFTDAYDLFCISLVTKLLGRIYYTDISKPKPGVLPPNVQAAVTGVALCGTLAGQLFFGWLGDKLGRKKVYGLTLMLMVVCSLASGLSFGDTPKGVMATLCFFRFWLGFGIGGDYPLSATIMSEYANKKTRGAFIAAVFAMQGFGILAGGIVALIVSSAYDHKYDLPSYKENPEGSIVHSLDYVWRIILMFGAVPAAVTYYWRMKMPETARYTALVARNAKQAASDMSKVLQVEIEAEEDKLNHIVESENQRYGLFSREFAKRHGLHLIGTTVTWFLLDIAFYSQNLFQKDIFSAIGWIPPSQEMNAIHEVYRIARAQTLIALCSTVPGYWFTVAFIDYMGRFAIQLMGFFFMTVFMFALAIPYNHWTKKENRIGFVVMYSLTFFFSNFGPNATTFVVPAEIFPARLRSTCHGISAAAGKAGAIVGAFGFLYAAQSTNPEKVDHGYPTGIGVKNSLIVLGVVNFFGMLFTLLVPESKGKSLEELSGENEEGPEAVEMAGSARTVPV, from the coding sequence ATGTCTGGAAGAGAATTGGGAGTGCTTAATGCACTCGATGTGGCGAAGACGCAATGGTACCACTTCACTGCTATTGTGATTGCTGGAATGGGATTTTTTACTGATGCCTATGATCTCTTCTGTATTTCTCTTGTCACCAAGTTGCTGGGGAGGATATATTACACAGACATATCCAAACCAAAGCCTGGTGTTCTTCCTCCTAATGTGCAAGCTGCAGTGACTGGTGTAGCACTGTGCGGTACTTTGGCTGGCCAGCTTTTCTTTGGGTGGCTTGGTGACAAGTTGGGAAGGAAAAAGGTTTATGGCTTAACTCTTATGCTGATGGTAGTGTGTTCCCTTGCCTCGGGGCTCTCTTTTGGAGATACCCCAAAGGGTGTCATGGCCACACTTTGTTTCTTCAGGTTCTGGCTTGGCTTTGGGATTGGTGGTGACTACCCTCTATCGGCTACAATAATGTCTGAATATGCCAACAAAAAGACTCGAGGGGCATTCATTGCTGCAGTGTTTGCCATGCAGGGATTTGGAATCTTGGCTGGTGGAATAGTTGCCTTGATTGTGTCATCTGCATATGACCACAAATACGATCTTCCCAGTTACAAAGAAAACCCAGAAGGATCAATAGTTCATTCCCTTGATTATGTTTGGCGTATCATTTTGATGTTTGGTGCAGTCCCAGCTGCGGTTACCTACTACTGGCGTATGAAAATGCCAGAGACAGCTCGTTACACGGCCCTTGTAGCCAGGAACGCAAAACAAGCTGCTTCAGACATGTCCAAGGTGCTGCAAGTTGAGATTGAAGCTGAAGAGGATAAGTTGAACCACATTGTTGAGAGTGAAAACCAAAGGTATGGTTTGTTCAGCAGGGAATTTGCCAAACGCCATGGGTTGCACTTGATTGGAACCACGGTAACCTGGTTTTTGTTGGACATTGCCTTCTACAGCCAGAACCTTTTCCAAAAGGACATTTTCAGTGCAATTGGATGGATCCCTCCTTCACAAGAAATGAATGCAATCCATGAAGTTTATAGGATTGCAAGAGCACAAACACTGATAGCACTTTGCAGCACCGTGCCGGGGTACTGGTTTACCGTGGCCTTTATTGATTACATGGGACGTTTCGCCATCCAATTGATGGGTTTCTTCTTCATGACTGTCTTCATGTTTGCTCTTGCCATACCTTACAATCACTGGACcaagaaagaaaacagaatTGGGTTTGTTGTGATGTACTCTCTgacctttttcttctcaaattttGGTCCAAATGCCACCACGTTTGTTGTACCAGCAGAGATTTTCCCAGCAAGGTTAAGATCCACCTGTCATGGAATCTCAGCTGCAGCAGGAAAGGCAGGAGCAATTGTTGGTGCATTTGGGTTCTTGTATGCTGCACAGAGTACGAACCCCGAAAAGGTTGATCACGGTTACCCAACTGGTATTGGGGTTAAGAACTCTCTCATTGTGCTTGGTGTGGTCAACTTCTTTGGAATGTTATTCACCTTGTTAGTGCCAGAATCAAAGGGAAAATCACTGGAAGAGTTAAGTGGGGAGAATGAAGAAGGTCCTGAGGCTGTAGAGATGGCAGGGTCTGCTAGGACGGTTCCAGTTTAA